The Populus trichocarpa isolate Nisqually-1 chromosome 18, P.trichocarpa_v4.1, whole genome shotgun sequence genomic interval TaagggtgattattttcagttcggttcggtttttataaaaaaaaataattaaattgaaatttttttaaaaaaaaaaaccgaaaccgggtcaaaccgaccggtttcagttcggtttgattttttagagaaaaaaccggttcaaactggtttggctcggttttcttggttttggctcggttgtggctcggtttttttccggtttttttcggtttcggttcggtttagttcgattttttcagttttttacttataaaaccgaaaccgaaccggccggtttttttaaaattttaatcggtttttttttttgattttttttttaattttctcagtttaatcagtttttttatttttttgctcaaCCCGGGGTTGAGTTTATAATATTGTTATAATTGTCTAATAGAAGTCACGGAACACcttgtgtttcaaaaacaattagaaCACCTAGGTTGTGTTTCAAAAGCCGCAGCCCGACTTTCTAGTAATTGCATTGCTGCCATTTGTTGAGAAAAGATATTATTCAATCCATTATACTATTCTCTCTCGTTGCTTTCTGCAGAGCTCGATGCAAGGTTTTCACACAAGTATACAGGAAAGAATGAAATGGGATTCTGAATGCATTTGTCAGTGGAACAAGAGCAAAAGTGAGCAGCAGCAACGTTTAAAATCCTCACATGCTCGGTCTTTTGGACCGAGAAGAGTCAAGATTTatcatatatgttttaattttctgtATGTTGTTATAtgtattcatttaatttatgagATATTTAATTGTTGGCATATTTATGTATGATGTTacgtatatttatttttagagtattttttaaaaaaatatttttatattttttttataaaaaaatatttatttgaatattggaAAGTCTTCATCTTCATTAAATAGAACCTTTTATAAATACCAGTCACAAATTACTTTGGCCTATTAAACACCCAGTACAAGTTATCAACCTCATTGACTAGAGAGAATGAATGAGATTATTATGGCCAATTGATTAACTAATTATCCAAATCCGAGAACCCTATTCctaaattatttgtatttttaggaCTTTATCGATAAGTTTTTATACTTACACtctgaattttttatgtaaaaaaacattaaaatagtttgtttagtagggtttttttaaaaaaaaccaagttccAGCACTCGACATAGCACGAGTTGATAAAGCAAAAAACCAGCTGAcaggagattaaaaaaaaaaacacattatagtatatgataaatttaaaataagaaatcatccttatatagttttaattatgattttttgatggattattttttggtaattttttaaagaaaaaaatgtatctTGCAATGTGATAtttaatgactaaattgaattgaatataaCATAATAAATGTCATCAAAACACGGTATACGTTTCATAGGGATAGCGGCCGCTTACAAATGCGACCTTTACAGGAACCTCGGGACGGGGTTCTGGGAAGCGGAGAACTATTCTCGTTGACTTTCTTCCATAAATTTAAGCAATGGAGGCAGATGATATGGGTAACATTGTTGACTCAGccgccaaacaaaaaaaaaaaggaatccgCCAAAGAACACTAATTTCTTATTATATCGAATTCATTATTATCAAGGAAGggctaaaacaaaaatcataatcaaGGAAAGGCTACAATAAATATCACTATGAAAATGTGAATTCAAGAAGCACAATAGAGATAACTAGTATTGGTGCCCACGCTTCGCCTGGTGctagaatatatttttgtgtaaaaaaatgatgtttacgTATTGAAATGGAAAAAGACTATTAAAAAATCGGTTATGACAAATATTTAACCACGTTAATTATGGTTGAGTCAATTCAGGATATTCCATCAAACTCACGGCCTAGATTATGTGATTggaataactttataaaaaaaataaaaagaattataaagtcatttcttaaaaaaataaaaattatgttaacttgtcaaacttgtgaCCTAAATTGTTAGACCCGAAGCACCTAATCTGGAAAAaccatgaagtctaattctcaattaatcaaatattaaaggataaaattggaaaaataattttaactatacaaaaagatttcaaaaaatatcaattaaaataataatgatcaaaattaaaatacaaaataaattatatatttaattgaagggtgaaattgaaaaaagaaataatttagtaaaaggataacaaaatttaaaaaaatgaggatacaagttgacataaaaaaataaaaacaatgttgcaattgaatggtgaaattaaaaataataataaattttataaaaggaccaagaagaaaattataaatcaaaacaacgaggatcaaattgaaaaatataatactatcaatttaaaattgaatgataaaattcaaaaccacaaaaattttaatgaaatagccaagaaaaaaatcaaagaataaggactacattaaaaaatataatgtttggtAGATTACATTGAGGAGAGAAAGAgtaagggtattttttttatgccaaaAAACACTGTATGTGTCGCCTAAAAGATATTAGCATCTTCTACTCGCCCTGAACACttgcctaatttttttttcagtcaaatataaattttttttctgagctgattttataattatcaaaaaatcattactTAGTCATTGTAAAGTTTTTTTAGGTGGAAGGGTAAAAGAGTCATCACATTATTTTAGTTAACAGTGTAAATATCTCTACAGTTACAgtgtttttcatatattaattaactatttttaataataagaagaagaggaagaagaagaattattattttttgtttaaagtttTCGTTATCAATTTAGAATGCtcatttttaataatctttCTAGATGACCCCTTCAACAATCAACAGCTGGTGGGCTACGAGGCCGACTTTTGACTGCCCTCcatttctttgaaaaacaagGGGGGTCCCATTCCTCGGTTACTTAACTTGCCAGGTTTGGGCCCACTGTAATACTAGAGGTTCAGCTTTTCTTATCGTTTAGACCCTCTTtaggaaattaatttattcgCCTCTCCTTTTCAATTCAGCTACATCATTTCTCACGCGCTTTGCTTGCGGGgtctatcatattttttaacataaaataaatatttaagcattactaataactttttttaattaaaaaaaagtataaaaattgatttaaaatgatTCAGTTTTGGCagcttttaaaacaattcaaatatttaactcataataaatatttaatatgagttttttaaaataaatattgaaacaacaacatattaaattgatttgaataaatTAGAGTTAACCCATTAATCTGCATATCAAGtcataaaatcatgataaccccgtgaaaagtaaatcaaaacaaattactaggctcaattttcaataaattaaatgtaaaatgatgaaattaaaaaaaagacctagaAATAACTCGGGTCAACTCATGTTAACCTATCAAGCCTACAACCCGGGTTTCGAGACCAGAATaacccaaattaaaacaaattatgaagtgcAATGCTCAATTAACCCGTtactgaaagaaaaaattaaaaaaaaaattaattaaaaaaatttaataaaaaaataatttgagtcaACTAGGATTAACACATCAAACCCATGactcatgacccaagtcatgagatatgaataatctcatagaaaataaattgaaataaatcacaaaacttaattcttaatcaacataatattaaataataaaattaaaaaaaaaactcaaaataatttattaaacttgttGTTAAAATCACACAGTTAAGATCATGAGTTTAAGATAGAaacctttaaattaaaaaaaggtaggAGTACAATGCCCAtaaatgtaatattaaaaactaaactaaaaaaaatattattataattaatagtataagTGAGGAgatgtatagttttttttattttgtggttGTTAATTATTCATAACgcgttttaattattatttttactgtaGATATGTGGAATTTCTAAGACCTTCACGTCTTTGATAgtgaaatcaaaaaatttataaatttatttttaagatttataaaaaaaattattttttatcgtctaatttgaaattttaatggcGACAACTAAAAAGAAAGTGTAATTTATATATGTCACACAGGggggacttttttttttattttctacatacaatacaatttaatattttcaaacactacTTACCAATCATGAGAATTTGAcatgacaataaataaataaataatagaaaaatcttattatatcaaattgataaatttattatattcagACAATTATAAGAGACAATTCAATCCAACAACCTTCAGTTCTTGGAAAACACGAACCCTGTCGAAGTGGAAAATATTAGCCACATGGCAAACACCCCATGCCTGGCAAGCTCGCTCCGGCTTTTCAAATTAACCATATGAGATCGAGGAATTGAGCCCCGTGATGCTACAGTATAGAGCTAAGatcttgaatttaatatatatatatatatatatatataatctctatGGCAACctcttttttatgcaaaaaataaaaaataaaaaaattgtatgcaaccctgcaataaaaaaagacctaaatggAAGGTTCATAGCTTGAAGATGAAGCACTAAGCATAGTCGTGATGCATATAAAAGTGGGCTGGCATCACATTGATGGACTTTGAGAGAAGGTAAGCATCAatatacattttctttttttctcataataaaTTGTATTCCaacaatatttcataaaaagttatttattttttaattacttatctatttttttaattatttaatgtgttgatttttaaaaaataatattattttaatatatcattttaaattaaaatcactAAGCCAGTGGAATTTTTTGCCATATGATGTATTATTGCGCTCCGAGAACTCCATGTCTCCCGCCACACAACCATGCAACTAATTTCAACCAACCGTTCTCCATTTTCCCAACCGCAAACCACCATGTGAGGGGACGGCGTCTCTCTTTTCCCAACTGTCacgcatttttttttcttgaaatcaatGATCTTCTTCGTTCTAAAATGTAGACTCCAGCCACTCAGATCTCCTTTCGTGATTAGCGGAGAGTGCTCGCCACCATTCTACCACCTTCTTTTCACGGTCGAATATTTTAGAGCTAATTTCTTACTATTTTATATTACACAAGTTCTTCATCTTGTCAATTCATAATGATTGGATCGAGAAGCACAATAATCACTgaccctttattttatttgtcattatatttactcgaagaaatattaaattaattttttaaaaattttaatatactagtgttataaatagaaaattttaaaaaattattttaatataattttaattaaaaaaactcgtttaaaaacatattacatcacaatattaaatctaaaacaaaataaatcattttccaataaaacttttcatgttttttcttaatctccttttgaatctcaaattgaaatgatatcagtggtgaaaaaaacaaacccacTGCCGGAGAGATCATCAGATAGTTTCACTTCCACCTAACTCATCATTAGAAACCACAACTGCAATTCTACGTTAACTGCTTGGATTTTTGGCTtgtaatcttgtttttttaaagacatgtaaaagtgtttttaaaaaaatttaaatttttttagttttttttattttaaattaatattttttaaattatttttaaattattttgatgcgctaatatcaaaaataatttttaaaaataaaaaaatattattttaatatatttttaaataaaaaacacttttaaaaaaaataattccaaacaTATTAATCCTGCCCTGTAGTAAAGCGAcaccaattttatttattattatttttatcaaatgggTACAAGCCCATCTGTCTGTAAAACGTTCATGGGACGTTGGATCCTCTACAAGATATGGATACACTGACCACAGGCGGCTAGTAGCATGAACATTAGTCGGCTATACAAGGCTTGTGAGGCAGAAACAATATGCCgacatataatattattaacgTCGTTGATATCTAGTCAACAAGGTTTTATAAAGACAGCTAATGTGCTTAATCATGGTACAAAACTTAGCCGaacttcattaaaatttaaattatgcaGATCGGACAAAAGTTATGTCTGGTtggattatttttcttacactAATACCACAAGGATTAATttatgatctttatttttttatttttaatacctgGCATGCTATCATGGTTATAAGACTTGTTCATGTCTGGCTGGTAAATTAAgtaatttatcaatataaattctagtttggattgagttttattttaaattaatctgaaGCTTATCTGGTTAAATCTGATTAAACAAGAATAAAACTCGActggattaattttaaattttttatttttatttaaaacgatgttattttatttaaaaataaattaaaatagtattattttagaattaaccCAGTGAATTCGTTTGTGGCTGGAAATTTTCAACTGGGTTTATGAAAATGTAGACTACCTTGATCTTATCTTTCAAGCTGACaacataaacttaaaaattcatGATCTCCAACAATTTGGCAATACTAAAATGAAGGTCAAGTTCAATCATTTTCAATTACAATCACTTTGTATATACAAAATATCCCCAAATACTTGGCATATAAAAATCTGTCTACTCAATATCATTGTCTCAGCTGTCACTCTGCCCCCTTGCAGAAGGTTTAACAATTTtacaacattatttattttcaccTTGGAATTTCCAATGGCTTGAGATAACGTCCCTTGTAGAACATAATATTATATCAAGTTTCAAACCTTATCTGCAGGAGGCATTATCCACCCAAGAGACTGCTGAAACCACGAGAAGGCTGAGGCTAGGGCGTGAGGaattaagaagaaataaaatactAGCAGTGCCAGCTGTTAACCTCCTCAGGCTAGCCAGGGAAACTTTTATCACAATCAACCTACTGTTGACAAACGTTAAAGAAAAGGGTGGAGGGCATTGATTTGGATCTGCCTGTCTCCCGCTTGTTGAATCTTTGATCCTCTGAAGGAGGCAAGTAGGCTAAAGTTCAAACAATTTCATAATTGAAACTTGCTGTTTCTGTGGGAATATTGTCAGCAGAGATAAAAACAACTCTAATTATGACAAGGTTAAGGACACGTACAGAGTGGATGCCATTTTAAAATACTGAGCCCTCAGTTTCTCCGATTTAATTTTCTCACAGCCAATGTAGCTTGGACAGGTGGTATTGACAGCTTATGGCTTAAACCAGACCGGTAATGCAACAATGCACCGGACAAGTTGGTGGCGAGGGCCCAAGGAGTGGCTAGGGTATAGGAGTGGCTAGGGTATTAAAGGtggagttaaaaattaattatgataaactTAAGTAACTATgtagtatttattaatttactgttttttttgtgttttaaaaatattttttaaaaaattttatttttattttatatttttgcttgaaattaatattttttaggtattttcagatcatcttaatgtgttaatatcaaaaataattttttaaaaataaaaaatattatttttatacattttcaagtgaaaagcactttaaaaaataattgctactattttttaaaacacgatTCCAAGTACTATTTGCAACTGGAATTTgcgttttttgtttgtttttgtattttaattttttttaatttaaattattttttattttttcatattgttttgatatgttaatattaaaaataatttttaaaaaataaaaaattattattttaataaaattttaaataaaaaaatactttaaaaaataaataaatataattttaccagTGTAATTGATTGTCTTTCGGAGTAATTACGTGGGCCGGAGAGGAAACTAGTCCTGCGGAATCTTGACTCTTTGACTGTCAGGTAATAAAGGGTAACAAAACTCTGAGTAGTTAAAGCCATGTTGTAAAACAGATTTCAAGGGCAGGGTACATTCCAGATTACGGGTCAGGGTCaactaaaaaattcttttaaaaaataaaaacagtatcactttaatcaattttttaaaaaaaaatcaattaattttttattgtatcaaGAATAGATCAACAAGTCAATctgcttattttctttttttttattatttttttaatccaaatcaattcaaatcttAAATCAAACTGAATCTGAGATAAATCACTGTGTTAATCCAAGTTTTACActtgaaacttgaaaaataaatgatgtcTAAACTGGCAATGCAGTTGAttcaaaatatagaaaataatatttgaggGGTAGTTTAAATTAGTAAGGTCTgggtttattttctaataattatgAGTTCGAGGTTTTTTATGGCCACTAGAATTTTATATGATCGAGATGGAATAAGCTAGCCCgaacattcaaattaataataaaaatatatatatataatacaaactCGCAAAGCTAAATTCATAATTTGCTGACCAAGTTTTATATCAGGCTCAAGAATTGAAATAATTAGATTATTGCGTAAATTTCTGACAAAGACTATTAATAGAAGAGTTGACACAAGAAATTGCTAGTCTTGCCGTAAGCAATGCCCTCATCCATCACATAAAATGCCGGGACGAAAGCACCAGCTTGATTCTTGAACCAGTCTAACAAATCAGCCAACGTCGTTGATGATATATTCAGCAGATCACACAGGTATTGAATCTATTGATTTTtactcaatatatttttctcatatatttaaattcaaaatatttaaataatatagtgGTATTTAAAAGTatcataacaattattttttaaaatattttttaattttaaaaattattttttacattaccTTGtgaaaacgatttaaaaatatataaaaaaataaatttttatgaaatgttatttagaatataattttaaactgCACCATAAACTTATatacaaatttcatttttttttacagctcgcattaataaaaactatttttttaaaaaaaaacatctaacaTCGATTCAacacatttcaaaaaataaagtttcatgACAACGCCCCGTTTGGGAAAAATGGAAAGGAAAGGGACAGTTTAAGAGTTTGAAACCCATAAAACTCCTCTAACAATGGCATCGGGTAATTTCGAAGAAACTAGTAAACCACCACTACATTCTCGTACTTGCAAAACTGACCGTTTCCCAAAACTTTACACATGGCAGCTTTAGCAGTTGCCCAGAAACGCTGGTATCTAAACGGCTCCTTCTCTCGTTGCCTTGCTGTTCACATCGCAAAATCCTAACCGTCAGATCAGAATCGACACCCCCTTACTCCACCCTCTAGTTAGACTCACCGCACCTTAACCATAGTTAACTCAACAGACACAAACTTAAATCCCTAAGAAGACCCCTCAAACACCCATTATTTACACCCATACCCTCCTCCCTCCTACCTATAAATACAACCTTGGAGACTCGCAAGGTTTGCTGAACCAACTCCCCAAAAGCccccttaaaaaagaaaagaaaatctccTTGTTCTTCTTCTACTTCCCGTGTCTCctcaactaagaaaaaaatactgcaagcttttattcttcaacaatggCGGCCCCTTCTTCACAGTCGAGAAGATCAAGCGGTCCTGTCTTACGATCTCTATCACCCCGTGGAGGATTACAAACACGCTATAATAACAGCTTGTCTTCTTCATCAGCTTCTGCTTTTGCTTCCTCCACAAGTTCGAGTTTTTATTCTCCACCATCCACATTTTTTCAGAATTCTCATCAACGATCAGCGTCCCCGACTCGTGTCAATCTTTACTCAACATCTACTCTCTCGCCTTCTTTTCGTTTCTCTATTGACCGATCCATCTCTCCTAATCGCTCAATATCCGTTTCGAAAAAGAATCATAGCCATCCGATCTCGGCTCCGAAGAGAACCTGCATGTGCTCGCCTACAACTCATCGAGGCTCGTTTCGGTGTAGTCTGCATAAAAACACTCCGAGCTCGGCCAATCCGGCGCCGTTTACTCCAAACCGGTTGAATATGCGGCGGTCTGCGATGACGAATTCGCTGGTTAGAATCGGTGGCGTTGAAGGCGAGTGGGTGAAGAGAGCGTTGACGGCTTTGATCAGGCCTTCATCGCATCAGCAACGGAGGAGAGGCGCCTTCCAGCCGCGGCCTAGTCGGTTATCGATCATATCAAACGCCGATGATGAGATTTGTTGATTTTGACGGTTTCAGTTACAGGTTGGTGTTCATggtttctttcatatttttttgcgGCCATGGTGTGCATAGCTGAGTCAACTCGCTCTGGACGGTGTCGGATCTGCGGGAGGTGGACGCATGAGATCCACAACGAGTCGGTAACTGGCGGCCGAGCTAGAGACTGAGTGAGCTCGGAAGAGTTAGATTTTGTGTTGGACTTTAGATTGGAAGGGAATCCTTTTCATTGTACATATCAATTGCTATGGAAGGAGATTTTGggacttaaatttttaaatactaaattaaaataagattaaaattaagggatagaatttaattttttaatccctATAATCATGGATTAAATCAATTTGATTCCAAAATTTTCCAAAGATTGATTTCAGATGCGTTCGTGGTGATTGCAGCGTTATGCTTGCCGTTTACCACCGTACCATCACTCGTCGTCCGTTACGTGTGCCATTACCGTTCATCAGATCGTCGTGTTTGGTGTGAGGTACTTTCTTTCTGTTTCctctttttggttattttattaattatgtttgTGTTAATTGGTGCAGGAATGTATTTGCCGTAGCGTATTGGTTAGGATTTGGAATCCAAATTTTGCGAACCGATTGGAGATTTGAAGGTTAATTTTCCTTTTGCTTAGTGGGGAGACTATGGAACCGATCTCGGAGATTTCAACGATAATTAAGCAAGTAATGATGGacttaatattaaataacaacaattatggcaattttcgaggaaaaaatataataaataaaacaaaaatggccTTAAATTGCAAGGAATAATATGGGGAAAAATTATTTGGGAAAGAAGATTCGATAGCTTGAGACAGCTGGCGCAATGTGTCTGGAGAATATTCTGGAAAATTTCAacgaattttaaatttaaaaagaaactaatttgaaaattttgaggaaataagaaatatcTGTTGGTGCTGTGGGGAATTGAGAGATGATAATCGGATGAGtggaaaaatcattttgaacagaaaaaatattctgaagaaatatttgaaattaataaaaattttatttttatttttattttttccatattGAAGAATACACCTTGGgccaaaatcaacaaataaataatgaatttgaaaCAGAAGCAGTGGCACGTGCGCCTCGTACATAAAAGTCAACATTGAGATGGTCAATTAATCATTCGAGCTCGTGAATAAACagtaagtttatatttttagccaattttaataaatgaaattttgtttactttttggCCAACCTTTAAACTGGTTTGTAGCCCTAGTTACAGAGTAATACTAGGAGTGGACCCGCGCCATGCCGCTTAGTCacgctattttttttataaaaaaaatagtaaaatttagAAGCTGTAAAcgtattttaaatacaaaagaaaaatttgtgatctgtttaaattaaataagttatttttattttaattatataataaaaaaatatacatcaataacatatggattaaattaaatatttttctagaaaataacAAATGATATAGTTTATTCTCAACCCATTAAATATGAAATGTTAAAAttagatagaaaaataaacttgGATGAACTCGAGATCAACGAAAAGTCAAAATTGGATAGAAAAATAGACTTgtatcaacccgagttaacataaaaatatgtaattttaataATCAGGGTTGGGCCAACTTGGGTTATTCCACGACATGTATGGCCAAATCATATGCTCGGGATAACCagatagaggaaaaaaatcacatagtccattaaaaaaataacaatgaaagcgtaaaagaaacaaacttggcccatattaacttttcaaacatgTGACCCAAGTTATTAGATTAGAAacatattatctaaaaaaatcacaataaatgatgaaattaaaaaaaaaaccttcaattatataaaaaagaactcaaaacaaaaaatagcagtAAAAAGAGGATCAaaatcgaaataaaaaaaatagcaaattgaaaagaaaaatcattttatcaaaaggaaaaaaaatcaaaagaataaggatcaaaattgaaataaaaaataaaaataaaatttttgaagggtgacattaaaaagaaatatcaatttaacaaaaagaacaataaaaatcaaaagaataattaccaaattgaaaaaaaataacacatgatgaaattgaaagcaaatcaaaattctgcaaaatgatcaagaacaaaaattaaaaatcaaaagaataagaatcaacgccaatatttttatataagttaaaataacttgtttttcattcataaagacttattttctttcttttttttgcttgcaAAAATTCttctcttaataattttattcgaataactatttttttaaaaattgcaactaaaaatattttttctaaacatgttttttttgtaactgTAACCGTAAAAGCTACCACGATGTTGGACACACACCAAGTAGGGGTGTTCATGGATATAACTGGGTCGGATTTgagttaataattatatcaaacCCAACttctgatattttattaattattaactcatttaatatttttgaaccCAAGTGAATTTGATATATTGGGTTGGGCTAAATTTTTCATGGGTATTGCAGATATCCACGGCTAGATTTATATTGCTAATCGTCATGGGTTTGCATTTAGAGACAAACCTACAACATGGATTGTACGTGTCattaaaggtgtttttttttaataaacaactTATatgtaatatttgtattatctaACCCGACCCGATTCGTCAAAGTCGGATAATGAGAATATTAAAGATGATAGCAAgtcaaaaaacttaataaattgatattatagGTTGAGTGCgggttgaaattttttaaacttgatcaACCCGACCCAACCCATATAACTGGATGTAAACAACTTAGTCCCtggtataaataatattttcctcctctcttcattttttttttatttctcgcTAATGTTACTTCATTCCTTCCTTGTTTATCTGATCTTAAGATTGGTTAAATCCATCAGATTTTATGATGAGAATGGACTCTGCTACTGTCACAGTTCTACTATAATTCCAACTTTATTGCAACTTGGATTTTGTTTCTGACTTGGTTTATTGCAATATCTGACCATCTCAGTTGTATTCTTTCATTAATGGCATGCTAGATGCTTGATCTGTCCTTTTCTTGGATCCTAAGGTCCACCGTTTCTATATCAGACTTTCAATCATAGTGGAATGCTCGGCATTGTTAGTTTCCTCATCGGATCAAGAGATCAATTTCGTCCTTCAACCTATATTCTGATTTTcactttcaaaacaattttatctgATCTGACATCCTTCATAAAAGTTATAGTCCTAGATGTGTAGATGATTTTGGACTCTAAAATCCATGATTTCGATGTCTGA includes:
- the LOC7458392 gene encoding uncharacterized protein LOC7458392, which translates into the protein MAAPSSQSRRSSGPVLRSLSPRGGLQTRYNNSLSSSSASAFASSTSSSFYSPPSTFFQNSHQRSASPTRVNLYSTSTLSPSFRFSIDRSISPNRSISVSKKNHSHPISAPKRTCMCSPTTHRGSFRCSLHKNTPSSANPAPFTPNRLNMRRSAMTNSLVRIGGVEGEWVKRALTALIRPSSHQQRRRGAFQPRPSRLSIISNADDEIC